In one window of Chitinivibrionales bacterium DNA:
- the alaS gene encoding alanine--tRNA ligase: MSKPSSQIRQEFIEFFKKKGHTFVPSSPVVPHDDPTLLFINAGMNQFKSIFLGDNPRGLKRAANSQKCMRVSGKHNDLEEVGRDHYHHTMFEMLGNWSFGDYYKKEAIVWAWELLTEVWGFPKDRLFATVYESDDEAMELWKSETDIDHDRILRFGKKDNFWEMGETGPCGPCSEIHYDIGDPATQEQTFKDPVQGVNGENDRYREIWNLVFIQYNREQDGSLKELPNKHVDTGMGFERLTAVLQDVKSNYDTDLFSPLIAHIEKMSGQKYLPGLEGMPFRVIADHIRALTFTITDGVFPSNEGRGYVLRRLLRRAFRYGRELGFREPFLYEIVPAVIDIMGDAFPEIKARREYVQEVIRSEEERFGQTLEQGILKFNDIVEELKGKKKKTVSGDDVFLLYDTYGFPMDLTRLMAEEQGLSIDEQGYETLMDQQRDRAREAAKKSDDTALSSEGWIELGSRAGTQFIGYDADTSESQVVRYKKADNGYLLILDITPFYAESGGQVGDKGKLTTENDTVLTVADTFKWNDMIVHKVGIPEDFDEKELQKPLHARIVAADRQATRRNHSATHLLQAALRNILGDHIQQSGSKVDPETMRFDFTHFKALTPNELVALESQVNEWILADLKVATVVKPTEEAKEEGAIALFGEKYGPEVRVVTMGKISKELCGGTHVTSTGQIGLFHITSESSISAGIRRIEAVTGMNAVDYLNKKEGIVTSLVNMLKTGEDALPDKISGMMDDIKNLQSEISKLQQQNAADSVETLVSEAEKNGKSFPWIIKNMGTMDKGSFSNLTDALSDTIREQKLEKYVFVLGVRSDSKALFAACAGKEAVAQHGIHCGNLVKTAAKEAGGGGGGSPLRAQAGGKAPDKIDDALEVASQLLKKAEQP, from the coding sequence ATGTCGAAACCATCGTCACAAATAAGACAGGAATTCATAGAGTTTTTCAAGAAAAAGGGACATACGTTTGTTCCCAGCTCTCCGGTGGTTCCTCACGATGATCCCACATTACTGTTTATCAATGCGGGGATGAATCAGTTCAAGTCGATATTTTTAGGGGACAATCCTCGGGGCTTGAAACGTGCAGCGAACTCACAGAAGTGTATGCGGGTATCGGGTAAACATAACGATCTTGAAGAAGTTGGCCGGGATCATTATCATCATACGATGTTTGAGATGCTGGGTAACTGGTCCTTTGGCGATTATTATAAAAAGGAAGCCATTGTCTGGGCCTGGGAACTCCTTACCGAAGTGTGGGGGTTTCCCAAAGACCGGCTCTTTGCAACGGTGTACGAGAGTGATGATGAAGCCATGGAGTTATGGAAATCCGAGACCGACATCGACCACGACCGAATTCTCCGTTTTGGAAAAAAGGATAATTTCTGGGAGATGGGCGAAACCGGCCCCTGTGGTCCCTGTTCCGAAATACACTATGATATCGGAGATCCCGCAACACAGGAGCAGACCTTTAAAGATCCCGTACAGGGAGTCAATGGAGAGAACGATCGATATCGGGAAATATGGAATCTTGTGTTCATCCAGTACAATCGTGAGCAGGACGGCTCATTAAAGGAGCTTCCGAACAAACATGTTGATACAGGGATGGGATTCGAGCGGCTTACCGCCGTGTTGCAAGATGTCAAATCAAACTATGATACCGATCTGTTTTCGCCTCTTATCGCCCATATCGAAAAGATGAGTGGACAAAAATATTTACCTGGTCTGGAAGGCATGCCGTTCCGGGTTATCGCCGATCATATCAGGGCTCTCACGTTTACTATCACCGACGGCGTTTTTCCTTCAAACGAAGGACGGGGGTATGTCCTCCGAAGGTTGTTGCGTCGTGCCTTCCGGTATGGTCGGGAGTTGGGGTTTCGCGAACCCTTTCTTTATGAAATCGTACCCGCAGTCATCGATATAATGGGAGATGCGTTTCCGGAAATAAAGGCCCGGCGCGAGTATGTGCAGGAAGTAATCCGGTCCGAAGAGGAGCGGTTTGGTCAGACACTGGAACAGGGCATCCTCAAATTCAATGACATTGTTGAAGAACTTAAGGGGAAAAAGAAAAAAACTGTTTCGGGTGATGATGTTTTTCTGCTGTACGACACCTACGGTTTTCCCATGGACCTTACCCGTTTGATGGCCGAGGAACAGGGGTTGTCGATTGATGAACAGGGGTATGAAACCTTGATGGATCAACAGCGGGATCGTGCACGGGAGGCTGCGAAAAAAAGCGATGACACCGCACTTTCGTCCGAGGGCTGGATCGAACTCGGTTCCCGGGCCGGAACACAATTTATCGGCTATGACGCCGATACCTCGGAATCTCAGGTTGTTCGGTACAAAAAGGCCGATAATGGGTATCTGCTTATCCTCGACATTACACCATTTTACGCAGAGTCCGGCGGACAGGTTGGTGACAAAGGCAAATTAACAACCGAAAATGATACCGTGTTGACGGTTGCTGATACCTTTAAATGGAACGATATGATTGTGCATAAAGTCGGTATTCCCGAGGATTTTGACGAAAAGGAGCTGCAGAAACCCCTTCATGCCCGGATCGTTGCCGCAGACCGCCAAGCCACCCGGAGAAATCATTCGGCAACCCATCTTCTTCAGGCCGCGCTTCGGAATATACTCGGCGATCATATCCAGCAGTCCGGTTCGAAGGTGGATCCTGAAACCATGCGGTTTGATTTTACTCATTTCAAGGCCCTGACCCCCAACGAGCTGGTCGCACTTGAATCCCAGGTAAACGAATGGATCCTTGCCGATCTGAAAGTGGCAACCGTGGTCAAACCAACCGAAGAGGCAAAGGAAGAGGGGGCAATCGCTCTCTTTGGAGAAAAATATGGACCTGAGGTCAGGGTGGTGACCATGGGTAAAATAAGTAAAGAACTCTGTGGAGGAACCCATGTTACTTCAACCGGGCAGATAGGCTTGTTTCATATAACCTCCGAGAGCAGCATCTCGGCAGGTATCAGACGTATTGAAGCGGTTACGGGAATGAATGCGGTCGATTATCTCAATAAAAAGGAAGGGATAGTTACTTCGCTGGTAAATATGTTGAAGACCGGTGAGGATGCATTGCCGGACAAGATTTCCGGGATGATGGATGATATCAAAAATCTTCAATCGGAGATATCGAAACTTCAGCAGCAGAATGCTGCCGATTCTGTTGAAACGCTTGTTTCCGAGGCCGAAAAGAACGGAAAATCCTTTCCATGGATTATCAAGAACATGGGAACGATGGATAAGGGTTCTTTCAGTAATCTTACCGATGCTCTCTCCGATACCATCCGGGAGCAGAAACTCGAAAAGTATGTGTTTGTTTTAGGGGTGCGTTCAGATTCCAAAGCCTTGTTTGCCGCGTGTGCAGGGAAAGAAGCTGTCGCTCAGCATGGCATTCATTGCGGTAATCTGGTAAAAACTGCTGCTAAAGAGGCCGGCGGCGGTGGAGGTGGTTCTCCCCTCCGGGCCCAGGCTGGTGGTAAAGCACCTGATAAAATCGATGACGCCCTTGAAGTGGCGTCTCAGCTTCTGAAGAAAGCAGAGCAGCCATGA